A genomic window from Tolypothrix sp. PCC 7910 includes:
- the rsgA gene encoding ribosome small subunit-dependent GTPase A: MNLDFLGWSDFFTHSFAPYRQQGFSVARVAIEYRNTYIIYSEQGELVAEVTGKLRHQATQPQDFPAVGDWVIIQARHSERSATIHGILPRKSKFSRKTVGSKTQEQIVAANVDTVFLVCGLDGDFNPRRIERYLILAWESGANPVIVLNKADLYNSLDEYISEVEAVALGVPILALSATTNQGLDALKTYLQPGQTVALLGSSGVGKSTLTNQLKGTSVQAVQSVRRGDDRGRHTTTNRELILLPTGGLIIDTPGMREIQIWAGDESLQGTFADIEILAAECRFRNCLHNNEPDCAVQQALLEGTLDYSRFLNYQKLQKELNYLARKQDQRAQLADKERWKKIHKAMRNHHKH, encoded by the coding sequence ATGAATTTGGATTTTTTAGGCTGGAGTGATTTTTTTACTCACAGTTTTGCACCCTATCGCCAACAAGGTTTTAGCGTTGCTAGGGTTGCTATTGAATACAGAAATACTTACATCATCTATAGCGAACAGGGAGAACTTGTAGCCGAAGTTACAGGTAAACTACGACATCAAGCTACCCAACCGCAAGATTTTCCTGCTGTTGGCGATTGGGTGATTATTCAGGCGAGACACTCAGAAAGAAGCGCAACTATTCACGGGATTTTGCCGAGAAAAAGCAAGTTTTCCCGAAAAACCGTTGGTAGTAAAACTCAAGAACAAATTGTTGCAGCTAACGTTGATACGGTGTTCTTGGTTTGTGGACTTGATGGTGACTTTAACCCCAGAAGAATTGAGCGCTATCTAATTTTGGCTTGGGAAAGTGGCGCAAATCCAGTCATAGTTTTAAATAAAGCAGACCTGTACAATTCTTTAGATGAGTATATATCTGAAGTCGAAGCTGTAGCCCTTGGGGTACCAATTCTGGCATTGAGTGCCACCACTAATCAAGGATTAGATGCCTTGAAAACTTATCTTCAACCAGGACAAACAGTTGCTTTATTAGGGTCTTCTGGTGTGGGTAAATCTACTCTCACCAACCAACTCAAAGGTACTTCAGTACAAGCTGTACAATCAGTGCGTCGCGGTGACGACAGAGGTAGACACACGACGACAAATCGAGAATTGATATTGCTGCCAACAGGTGGTTTAATTATCGATACCCCAGGAATGCGAGAAATTCAAATCTGGGCAGGCGATGAAAGCTTACAAGGAACCTTTGCAGACATCGAAATCTTAGCCGCAGAATGCCGTTTTCGTAATTGCCTACACAACAACGAACCAGATTGTGCAGTGCAACAAGCATTACTTGAGGGAACACTTGATTATTCCAGATTTCTCAACTACCAAAAATTGCAAAAAGAACTTAACTATCTTGCCCGCAAACAAGACCAACGGGCGCAATTAGCCGATAAAGAACGCTGGAAGAAAATCCATAAAGCTATGCGGAATCATCACAAACATTGA
- a CDS encoding GAF domain-containing protein: protein MTSATEYSQELAAGTGEEGLLYRITARIRQSLELKDILNTSVAEIRAFLGTDRVMVYRFDSDGSGEVVAESIHQQRLPSLLGLHFPADDIPQEARDMFLKARQRSIVNVANGRIGLSPLDSPETGKSLRSENIYYRAVDPCHIQYLTAMGVQSSLVVPILHHDPQEQAARPRLWGLLVSHHSTPRSDMKQELQVVQQAADQISVAIAHSSLLSQARAEQQREVAINRITNLLHSQPTIQLQTALEATINLLGGIGGRLYLESTKEVYTFGEQPTVPDESASIAIEEHPLWQDWMNESKTGNIWAITDLYKEPHWEELAPAFQSTQIRGMLVIPLNYRQNFLGVLSVFRKEVEIEIMWAGHRDTNEQQKLPQLSFAAWLEQRKGQAPKWKPEELTLAQALADQFAIAIQQQQMYQKVQAMNENLESLIEERTAQLQKSLELTRVVKQVSNQIRSNLDYKLTLQTIVREVRKLLKTDRVLIYKILEKLEGEVVVEDADNNLRSILGMKTPLECFPEDYARLYVRGRVRAINNVASEDLAPCHREFLQSLQIKANLIVPITMSNQLWGLIIAHECFAPRNWQDEEMDLMQHLADEAVIAIQQAQLYESSRTAEAAAKAQAEELVQALQQVQQTQAQLIKSEKMSSLGLWALGIAQEIKNPVNFIYTQLSDISDYTHQLLELLRLYQLYYPQPNGEISYQTETINLDFLINHLPKILLSMKLQAERINSMMLSLRNFSYSDLASMKSVNHHENM from the coding sequence ATGACATCAGCTACTGAGTACTCACAGGAATTAGCAGCAGGAACAGGCGAAGAAGGATTACTATATCGCATAACCGCTAGAATTAGGCAATCACTGGAACTTAAAGACATATTAAATACCAGTGTTGCAGAAATTCGTGCCTTTTTGGGCACAGATAGGGTGATGGTGTATAGATTTGATAGCGACGGCAGTGGTGAAGTCGTTGCTGAATCTATACATCAACAGCGTCTACCATCACTGTTAGGTTTGCACTTCCCCGCAGATGATATTCCCCAAGAAGCACGAGATATGTTTCTCAAGGCACGGCAGCGTTCAATTGTGAATGTAGCCAATGGGCGGATTGGGCTATCGCCGTTAGATAGTCCCGAAACTGGTAAATCTTTAAGAAGTGAAAATATATATTATCGAGCAGTAGACCCTTGCCATATTCAATACTTAACGGCAATGGGTGTGCAGTCTTCCCTAGTGGTGCCTATTTTACACCACGATCCCCAAGAGCAAGCAGCAAGACCTCGCCTGTGGGGATTGTTGGTATCGCACCACAGTACACCGCGATCAGATATGAAGCAGGAACTACAAGTAGTACAACAAGCTGCCGATCAAATATCAGTAGCGATCGCTCACAGTTCTCTTCTCAGCCAAGCTCGTGCTGAACAACAGCGAGAGGTAGCCATTAACAGAATTACCAATCTGTTACATTCTCAACCCACAATTCAATTACAAACTGCACTAGAAGCAACAATTAATCTTTTAGGTGGGATAGGTGGCAGACTTTATCTGGAGTCAACAAAAGAGGTGTATACCTTCGGTGAGCAACCGACGGTGCCAGATGAATCAGCCAGCATAGCCATAGAAGAGCATCCTCTATGGCAAGACTGGATGAATGAGAGCAAAACAGGTAATATCTGGGCAATTACTGACTTATATAAAGAACCGCATTGGGAAGAGTTAGCTCCAGCATTCCAATCTACTCAGATTCGGGGGATGTTGGTAATTCCTCTAAATTACCGTCAAAATTTCCTTGGGGTTTTAAGTGTGTTCCGCAAGGAAGTTGAGATAGAAATCATGTGGGCAGGACACCGGGATACCAATGAGCAGCAAAAGCTACCTCAACTTTCATTTGCAGCTTGGCTAGAGCAAAGAAAAGGACAAGCGCCGAAATGGAAGCCAGAAGAACTTACTTTAGCCCAAGCTTTAGCCGATCAATTTGCGATCGCCATTCAACAACAGCAAATGTACCAAAAGGTACAGGCGATGAATGAGAACCTAGAAAGTTTAATAGAAGAACGCACAGCCCAACTGCAAAAATCTTTAGAACTAACTAGGGTAGTGAAGCAAGTTTCCAACCAAATACGTAGTAATTTGGACTACAAACTCACTTTGCAAACTATTGTACGTGAAGTGCGGAAACTGCTGAAAACAGACAGGGTGTTAATTTACAAGATTTTAGAGAAATTAGAAGGTGAAGTAGTTGTTGAAGATGCAGACAATAACTTGCGTTCTATTTTAGGGATGAAAACCCCATTAGAATGCTTCCCTGAAGACTATGCTCGTCTTTACGTACGGGGAAGAGTTAGAGCCATCAACAATGTAGCTTCAGAAGATTTGGCTCCTTGTCATCGAGAATTTTTACAGAGCCTGCAGATTAAAGCAAATCTGATTGTACCAATAACGATGAGTAACCAATTATGGGGGTTAATCATTGCCCATGAGTGTTTTGCTCCTAGAAATTGGCAAGATGAGGAAATGGATTTAATGCAGCATCTCGCAGATGAGGCAGTAATTGCCATTCAGCAAGCACAATTATATGAAAGCAGCCGCACGGCAGAAGCTGCTGCTAAAGCCCAAGCCGAAGAATTAGTACAAGCTCTACAGCAAGTCCAACAAACACAAGCACAACTGATTAAAAGCGAAAAAATGTCTAGTTTAGGGCTGTGGGCATTAGGTATAGCACAAGAAATTAAAAACCCCGTTAACTTCATCTACACTCAACTATCTGATATCAGTGACTACACTCATCAACTTTTAGAATTGTTGCGTCTTTATCAGTTGTATTATCCTCAACCCAACGGTGAAATTAGTTATCAGACAGAAACAATCAATTTAGATTTTCTGATTAACCACCTACCTAAAATCCTATTATCTATGAAACTACAGGCTGAACGCATCAACTCTATGATGTTATCTCTACGCAATTTTTCTTACTCAGATTTAGCATCGATGAAAAGCGTTAATCATCATGAAAATATGTAA